One Nonomuraea angiospora DNA segment encodes these proteins:
- a CDS encoding ABC transporter substrate-binding protein, with translation MSHNPPIRWALLGAALLALTSCGSGSGGGGSDQVTLTYRLWDDQQKAGYEKVMAAFEKANPGIHVTIELLPYDQYWTKLTADAVAGTAPDVFWMTPTQFPEYVTKGVLSPVQVDASKYHQTVVGSFTYENKLYGVPKDWGTVGLLYNKDLFKQAGVEMPDKLTWAKDGTGTLLDTARKLTVDEAGKHPGDAGFDPAKVKTYGFASWNHYQTQWMNWVSSNGGKLVDKPFGKYAFNDPASVEALQFGVDLVNKHHVAPPATQTNPPTGKITDMFKAGKIAMFPANNALLPFVAPEATFEMGVAAMPEGPQGRSVNLNGLAEAVYAKSKHPKEAMKLAEYLGTEEPQKLMADGGYVFPALNGLSKGYVDYWKAKKIDVTPFEQEASGSTFPLPVTTGFTGFETKLNQIFNEMYLGKLTPKAAADQAVAEGNATVK, from the coding sequence ATGTCGCACAACCCCCCGATTCGCTGGGCGCTGCTCGGCGCCGCCCTGCTCGCCCTCACCTCCTGCGGCTCGGGCTCGGGCGGCGGCGGGTCCGATCAGGTCACGTTGACGTACCGGCTCTGGGACGACCAGCAGAAGGCCGGCTACGAGAAGGTCATGGCGGCCTTCGAGAAGGCCAACCCCGGCATCCACGTCACCATCGAGCTGCTGCCGTACGACCAGTACTGGACGAAGCTCACCGCCGACGCCGTCGCGGGCACCGCGCCGGACGTCTTCTGGATGACCCCCACCCAGTTCCCCGAGTACGTCACCAAGGGCGTCCTGTCGCCGGTCCAGGTGGACGCGTCGAAGTACCACCAGACCGTCGTCGGCTCCTTCACCTACGAGAACAAGCTCTACGGCGTCCCGAAGGACTGGGGCACCGTCGGCCTGCTCTACAACAAGGACCTGTTCAAGCAGGCCGGCGTCGAGATGCCCGACAAGCTGACCTGGGCCAAGGACGGCACCGGCACCCTGCTCGACACCGCGCGCAAGCTCACCGTGGACGAGGCCGGCAAGCACCCCGGCGACGCGGGCTTCGACCCCGCCAAGGTCAAGACGTACGGCTTCGCCTCCTGGAACCACTACCAGACGCAGTGGATGAACTGGGTCAGCTCCAACGGCGGCAAGCTCGTCGACAAGCCCTTCGGCAAGTACGCCTTCAACGACCCGGCGTCGGTCGAGGCGCTGCAGTTCGGCGTGGATCTGGTCAACAAGCACCACGTCGCCCCGCCCGCCACCCAGACCAACCCGCCCACCGGCAAGATCACCGACATGTTCAAGGCGGGCAAGATCGCGATGTTCCCCGCCAACAACGCGCTGCTGCCGTTCGTGGCGCCGGAGGCCACGTTCGAGATGGGCGTCGCGGCCATGCCGGAGGGGCCGCAGGGCCGCTCGGTCAACCTGAACGGCCTGGCCGAGGCCGTCTACGCCAAGAGCAAGCACCCCAAGGAGGCCATGAAGCTGGCCGAATACCTCGGCACCGAGGAGCCGCAGAAGCTGATGGCCGACGGCGGCTACGTCTTCCCCGCGCTCAACGGCCTCAGCAAGGGCTACGTCGACTACTGGAAGGCCAAGAAGATCGACGTCACGCCCTTCGAGCAGGAGGCCTCGGGCTCGACCTTCCCGCTGCCGGTCACCACCGGCTTCACCGGCTTCGAGACCAAGCTCAACCAGATCTTCAACGAGATGTACCTCGGCAAGCTCACCCCCAAGGCCGCCGCCGACCAGGCCGTCGCCGAAGGCAACGCGACCGTCAAGTAA
- a CDS encoding beta-N-acetylhexosaminidase, with protein sequence MLIVPKPVQHEPRPGAFVLDRETSLAADPALGQVAAWLRGELAPVTGGELLPGGSGTITLKLGDLPPEAYRLTVGATVEIVAGGPAGAFYGAQTFRQLLPAAAFRKAGGGPFEVPGAYVEDAPRFGWRGALLDVARHFMVKRDVLRFIDLLALHKLNVLHLHLTDDQGWRVEIRRYPRLTEAGSWRKESQTGWDGPMDGRPHGGYYTQDDIREIVAYAAARHVTVVPEIDLPGHTQAAIAAYPELGNLDAPLEVRTTWGVGHNVVNVEDSTIKFFQDVLDEVLELFPSPYIVLGGDECRKDQWRASPAAQRRIAELGLRDEEELQSWFIHQFDAYLTARGRRLVGWDEILEGGLAPGAVVASWRGELGAVTAARRGHDVINCSNTSLYLDYRQGPGEEEPVPFGTVLALEDVYNFEPVPADLRGEPAAARVLGAQCCLWTELIDSARHADYMAFPRLSAFSETVWSPPERDLADFRRRLAAHLPRLEAIGVEYRHEEGPLPWQTRPGVPGRPEDPERWQAKLDAWTSNLRR encoded by the coding sequence TTGTTGATCGTTCCCAAGCCCGTCCAGCACGAGCCCAGGCCAGGGGCGTTCGTCCTCGACCGCGAGACCTCGCTCGCCGCCGACCCGGCGCTCGGCCAGGTGGCCGCCTGGCTGCGCGGCGAGCTCGCCCCCGTCACCGGTGGCGAGCTGCTGCCCGGCGGCTCGGGAACGATCACCCTGAAGCTCGGCGACCTGCCGCCGGAGGCGTACCGGCTGACCGTCGGCGCCACCGTGGAGATCGTCGCGGGCGGGCCCGCCGGGGCCTTCTACGGGGCACAGACGTTCAGGCAGCTGCTGCCGGCCGCCGCCTTCAGAAAGGCCGGGGGCGGCCCCTTCGAGGTGCCCGGCGCGTACGTCGAGGACGCGCCCAGGTTCGGCTGGCGCGGGGCCCTGCTCGACGTCGCCCGGCACTTCATGGTCAAACGGGACGTGCTCCGCTTCATCGACCTGCTGGCCCTGCACAAGCTGAACGTCCTGCACCTGCACCTCACCGACGACCAGGGCTGGCGGGTCGAGATCCGCCGCTACCCGAGGCTGACCGAGGCCGGCTCCTGGCGCAAGGAGAGCCAGACCGGCTGGGACGGCCCCATGGACGGCCGCCCGCACGGCGGCTACTACACCCAGGACGACATCAGGGAGATCGTCGCCTACGCGGCGGCGCGGCACGTGACGGTGGTCCCCGAGATCGACCTGCCCGGCCACACCCAGGCCGCCATCGCCGCCTACCCGGAGCTGGGCAACCTGGACGCTCCCCTGGAGGTGCGCACGACCTGGGGCGTCGGCCACAACGTGGTCAACGTCGAGGACAGCACGATCAAGTTCTTCCAGGACGTGCTGGACGAGGTGCTGGAGCTGTTCCCCAGCCCGTACATCGTGCTGGGCGGCGACGAGTGCCGCAAGGACCAGTGGCGGGCCAGCCCCGCGGCGCAGCGGCGCATCGCCGAGCTGGGGCTGCGGGACGAGGAGGAGCTGCAGAGCTGGTTCATCCACCAGTTCGACGCCTACCTGACGGCGCGCGGCCGCAGGCTCGTCGGCTGGGACGAGATCCTGGAGGGCGGCCTCGCGCCCGGCGCGGTGGTCGCGTCCTGGCGCGGCGAGCTGGGCGCGGTGACCGCCGCCAGGAGGGGCCACGACGTGATCAACTGCTCGAACACGAGCCTCTACCTGGACTACCGGCAGGGGCCGGGGGAGGAGGAGCCGGTCCCGTTCGGGACGGTGCTGGCGCTGGAGGACGTCTACAACTTCGAGCCCGTGCCCGCCGACCTGCGCGGCGAACCGGCGGCCGCCCGCGTGCTGGGCGCGCAGTGCTGCCTGTGGACGGAGCTGATCGACTCCGCCCGGCACGCGGACTACATGGCCTTCCCCCGGCTCTCGGCCTTCTCCGAGACGGTGTGGAGCCCGCCCGAGCGAGACCTGGCCGACTTCCGCAGGCGGCTGGCGGCGCACCTGCCCCGGCTGGAGGCGATCGGCGTGGAGTACCGGCACGAGGAGGGGCCGCTGCCCTGGCAGACCCGGCCCGGCGTGCCGGGGCGGCCGGAGGACCCGGAGCGCTGGCAGGCCAAGCTCGACGCCTGGACCAGCAACCTGCGCCGTTAG
- a CDS encoding DUF2087 domain-containing protein — MNDEDLRRVLGLLSQDDTLRTFASLVLGESDGLSPKALHKLAGGGLAACDESGKWRAAPERFRELLRARAEPVEALSADERVLRTFLVDGRLTTMGMRRDKRLVVLRYIATLFEPGVRYPEKDVNVTLRAFHDDYAALRRYLVDEGLLSREGNVYWRSGGPVDIGTIEV; from the coding sequence GTGAACGACGAAGACCTCAGGCGCGTGCTCGGGCTCCTCTCCCAGGACGACACGTTACGGACCTTCGCCTCCCTGGTGCTGGGCGAGAGCGACGGCCTGTCCCCCAAGGCGCTGCACAAGCTGGCCGGCGGCGGCCTGGCGGCGTGTGACGAGAGCGGCAAGTGGCGGGCCGCGCCCGAGCGGTTCAGGGAGCTGCTGCGGGCGCGGGCCGAGCCGGTGGAGGCGCTGAGCGCCGACGAGCGGGTGCTGCGCACGTTCCTGGTGGACGGGCGGCTGACGACCATGGGGATGCGCCGCGACAAGCGGCTCGTGGTGCTGCGCTACATCGCCACGCTGTTCGAGCCGGGCGTGCGCTACCCGGAGAAGGACGTCAACGTGACGCTGCGGGCCTTCCACGACGACTACGCGGCGCTGCGCCGCTACCTGGTGGACGAGGGGCTGCTGTCCAGGGAGGGCAACGTCTACTGGCGCAGCGGCGGGCCCGTGGACATCGGCACGATAGAGGTCTAA
- a CDS encoding carbohydrate ABC transporter permease: MTSHVARTSLVADVKPVRRRGSGWHAYLFVGPSLFGVIAFLLLPMLIVLVLSLFDWELLSSPEFVGLDNYRRLAGDGQAWHSLGVTVAYVLLCIPLQTVLALALAMLLNQRIKGVRFYRSLFVVPWMATPIVLALIWSWIFDPREGAINSALALVGVTGPDWLSDPTWALPAVALVSIWQYTGYNMLFFLAGLQGIPKELHDAAETDGASPAQRFWRVTLPLLNPTMFFVSVTNLIGAFQVFDTVFAMTDGGPSHTTEVLNFRIYQTAFKEFDFGYAATLSTLLFLIIFLVTMAQVRFFGKRTTYDLS, from the coding sequence GTGACCAGCCACGTCGCGCGGACCAGCCTGGTGGCGGACGTCAAGCCGGTCAGGAGGCGGGGGAGCGGCTGGCACGCCTACCTCTTCGTCGGCCCCAGCCTCTTCGGGGTGATCGCGTTCCTCCTGCTGCCGATGCTCATCGTGCTCGTCCTCAGCCTCTTCGACTGGGAGCTGCTCTCGTCCCCCGAGTTCGTCGGGCTGGACAACTACCGCCGCCTGGCGGGGGACGGGCAGGCGTGGCACTCGCTCGGGGTGACGGTCGCGTACGTCCTGCTGTGCATCCCGCTCCAGACCGTGCTCGCCCTGGCCCTCGCCATGCTGCTCAACCAGCGCATCAAGGGCGTCAGGTTCTACCGCTCGCTCTTCGTGGTCCCCTGGATGGCCACGCCCATCGTCCTCGCCCTGATCTGGAGCTGGATCTTCGACCCCCGCGAGGGCGCCATCAACAGCGCGCTCGCGCTGGTCGGCGTCACCGGCCCCGACTGGCTGTCCGACCCCACGTGGGCGCTGCCCGCCGTCGCGCTGGTCAGCATCTGGCAGTACACCGGCTACAACATGCTGTTCTTCCTGGCCGGGCTGCAGGGCATCCCGAAGGAGCTGCACGACGCGGCCGAGACCGACGGCGCGAGCCCGGCCCAGCGGTTCTGGCGGGTCACGCTGCCGCTGCTCAACCCCACGATGTTTTTTGTTAGCGTGACCAACCTGATCGGCGCCTTCCAGGTGTTCGACACGGTGTTCGCGATGACGGACGGCGGCCCCAGCCACACCACCGAGGTGCTGAACTTCCGGATCTACCAGACCGCGTTCAAGGAGTTCGACTTCGGCTACGCGGCCACGCTGTCGACGCTGCTCTTCCTGATCATCTTCCTGGTGACGATGGCGCAGGTCAGGTTCTTCGGCAAGCGCACCACCTACGACCTGAGCTGA
- a CDS encoding carbohydrate ABC transporter permease, whose product MAKRILLYAVLAVGAFVSVFPYLLVVLTAFKTQGQLSETAPWLPGLPPTVDNLAKMLAGDFPRYLLNTAVMTALLTAGQLVFTTFAAYAFARLRFRGRDALFWLFVATMMVPSAVTMIPLFLIMRQLDLVNTWYGLLAPYVLGTPYGIFLMRQFFKTLPAGLEEAARIDGAGPLTILVRVMLPLCRPALGTLAIITVISSWNSFLWPLIITSGDDTKVITVAIATLKQGIGVDYNLMMAGSLIALVPMVAIFVFFQKHIVRSVVLTGLK is encoded by the coding sequence GTGGCCAAGCGAATCCTCCTGTACGCCGTGCTCGCCGTCGGTGCGTTCGTCTCCGTCTTCCCGTACCTGCTCGTGGTCCTGACCGCGTTCAAGACGCAGGGGCAGCTCAGCGAGACGGCCCCGTGGCTGCCGGGGCTGCCGCCGACCGTGGACAACCTGGCGAAGATGCTGGCCGGCGACTTCCCCCGCTACCTGCTCAACACGGCCGTGATGACGGCGCTGCTGACGGCCGGGCAGCTGGTGTTCACCACGTTCGCGGCGTACGCGTTCGCCCGGCTCCGGTTCAGGGGCAGGGACGCGCTGTTCTGGCTGTTCGTGGCCACGATGATGGTGCCCAGCGCCGTCACGATGATCCCGCTGTTCCTGATCATGCGGCAGCTCGACCTGGTCAACACCTGGTACGGCCTGCTCGCCCCGTACGTGCTCGGCACCCCGTACGGGATCTTCCTGATGCGGCAGTTCTTCAAGACCCTGCCCGCCGGCCTGGAGGAGGCGGCGCGGATCGACGGGGCGGGCCCGCTGACGATCCTCGTGCGCGTCATGCTTCCGCTGTGCCGCCCGGCGCTCGGCACGCTGGCGATCATCACCGTGATCTCGTCCTGGAACAGCTTCCTCTGGCCGCTGATCATCACCAGCGGCGACGACACCAAGGTCATCACGGTGGCCATCGCCACGCTCAAGCAGGGCATCGGCGTCGACTACAACCTCATGATGGCCGGCAGTCTGATCGCGCTGGTCCCGATGGTGGCCATCTTCGTCTTCTTCCAGAAGCACATCGTCAGATCCGTGGTCCTCACAGGTCTCAAGTAA
- a CDS encoding alkaline phosphatase D family protein codes for MITRRSLFAGGASLGISAALGAEPVRAAVRRAPLSDPFQLGVASGEPTPGGVVLWTRLAMNPVALDGLGGMPDRPVPVQWQLAKDENFRHLVRRGVEVARTDAAHSVHVELDGLQPGAEYFYRFKAEGELSPVGRTLTAPAPGTRSRALNLSFTSCADYQVGWFTPYRRMAEDQPDLIAFLGDYIYEYGDYKYPVRDQAGGECFDLAGYRLRHAQHKADPESQLAHAIAPWVVVWDDHDIENAWAGDVPEQPDPPFLARRAAAFQAYYENMPLRRAQKPDGSALKLYRSIRWGAVANLHLLDTRQYRDLYACTGKSGTVGPDCLDRLEPNRTILGRDQESWLDGELKGSRATWDLLGQQVFLMEMDWTNGEGKGYSNEGWDGYVASRNRLTAAIDTYKRNAVVLTGDVHSHWAGEVKRDHQDPESKSVAVELVTTSVTSAGNGLDEYPNTQVLLDENPHVKFFNGRRGYVRTKLTQQEMKVDFRSLSRVTEPYAPAYTSGSFVIEPGAARLNPA; via the coding sequence ATGATCACCCGGCGTTCCCTGTTCGCCGGGGGCGCGAGCCTGGGCATTTCCGCCGCACTGGGTGCCGAACCCGTGCGCGCGGCCGTCCGCCGCGCCCCTCTGTCCGACCCCTTCCAGCTCGGCGTCGCCTCGGGCGAGCCCACGCCCGGCGGCGTGGTCCTGTGGACCCGGCTCGCCATGAACCCGGTCGCCCTCGACGGCCTCGGCGGCATGCCGGACCGCCCGGTGCCGGTCCAGTGGCAGCTCGCCAAGGACGAGAACTTCCGGCACCTCGTACGGCGCGGCGTCGAGGTCGCCCGCACCGACGCGGCCCACAGCGTGCACGTCGAGCTCGACGGCCTCCAGCCGGGCGCCGAGTACTTCTACCGCTTCAAGGCCGAGGGCGAGCTCAGCCCCGTCGGCCGCACCCTCACCGCCCCCGCCCCCGGCACCCGCAGCCGGGCGCTGAACCTGTCGTTCACCTCCTGCGCCGACTACCAGGTGGGCTGGTTCACCCCCTACCGCAGGATGGCCGAGGACCAGCCCGACCTGATCGCCTTCCTCGGCGACTACATCTACGAGTACGGCGACTACAAGTACCCGGTCCGCGACCAGGCCGGCGGCGAGTGCTTCGACCTGGCCGGATACCGGTTACGCCACGCCCAGCACAAGGCCGACCCCGAGTCGCAGCTGGCCCACGCCATCGCCCCCTGGGTCGTGGTGTGGGACGACCACGACATCGAGAACGCCTGGGCCGGCGACGTGCCCGAGCAGCCCGACCCGCCGTTCCTCGCCCGCCGCGCCGCCGCCTTCCAGGCGTACTACGAGAACATGCCGCTGCGCCGCGCCCAGAAGCCCGACGGGTCGGCGCTCAAGCTCTACCGCAGCATCCGCTGGGGCGCGGTGGCCAACCTGCACCTGCTCGACACGCGCCAGTACCGCGACCTGTACGCCTGCACCGGCAAGAGCGGCACCGTCGGCCCCGACTGCCTCGACCGCCTGGAGCCGAACCGCACGATCCTGGGCCGCGACCAGGAGAGCTGGCTGGACGGCGAGCTGAAGGGCTCGCGCGCCACCTGGGACCTGCTCGGCCAGCAGGTCTTCCTCATGGAGATGGACTGGACGAACGGCGAGGGCAAGGGCTACTCCAACGAGGGCTGGGACGGCTACGTCGCCTCCCGCAACCGCCTGACGGCCGCCATCGACACCTACAAGCGCAACGCCGTCGTGCTCACCGGCGACGTGCACAGCCACTGGGCCGGCGAGGTCAAGCGCGACCACCAGGACCCGGAGTCGAAGTCCGTGGCCGTCGAGCTGGTCACCACCTCGGTGACGAGCGCCGGCAACGGCCTGGACGAATACCCCAACACCCAGGTGCTGCTCGACGAGAACCCGCACGTGAAGTTCTTCAACGGCCGCCGGGGCTACGTGCGCACCAAGCTCACGCAGCAGGAGATGAAGGTCGACTTCCGGTCGCTGTCGCGCGTCACCGAGCCGTACGCCCCCGCCTACACCTCCGGCTCCTTCGTCATCGAGCCGGGCGCCGCCAGACTCAACCCCGCCTGA
- a CDS encoding glycoside hydrolase family 36 protein → MSFEDIGEIRCGPGEARVFEHGWQSWSPTGAYRLTDTPPRPADETIQILAYRPETPVPQGAFQGEGLLAVEPGDGSVELWSAPSPLQVPSIRAREEGGRLVISADGPVRHHRAEGGLDQALRDWADTMTEKRAFPAVPPMWCTWYGYWDKVTDADVIDNLQRSERLGLGADMFLIDDGYEAEIGDWLEGRPEFGSLARAVDAVTGAGRRAGIWTAPFLVGHRSRTFREHPDWLVRDAYAGRMWDQELAVLDVTNPAAVEHLVDVFRTFRAMGISHFKLDFIYAGALAGGRHEDLDPIAAYRRGLELIRRGAGADATLHGCGAPMLPSIGLVDVMRVSPDIAPTLQPKSGDISQPSQLGARLTGAAREFLHARWWVNDPDCIILRPEVEAREEWAAHLAGTGGLRGSSDPIAALDDWGLETTRRLMVPTATDPS, encoded by the coding sequence ATGTCGTTCGAAGACATCGGCGAGATCAGGTGCGGCCCTGGCGAGGCGCGGGTGTTCGAGCACGGCTGGCAGTCGTGGAGCCCCACCGGCGCGTACCGCCTGACGGACACCCCGCCCCGGCCCGCCGACGAGACCATCCAGATCCTCGCTTACCGCCCCGAGACCCCCGTCCCCCAGGGGGCCTTCCAGGGCGAAGGGCTGCTGGCCGTCGAGCCGGGCGACGGCTCCGTCGAGCTCTGGTCCGCGCCGAGCCCCCTCCAGGTGCCCTCGATCAGGGCGCGTGAGGAGGGCGGCCGCCTGGTGATCTCAGCCGACGGCCCGGTACGCCACCACCGCGCCGAAGGCGGCCTGGACCAGGCCCTGCGCGACTGGGCGGACACCATGACGGAGAAGCGGGCGTTCCCCGCCGTCCCGCCCATGTGGTGCACCTGGTACGGCTACTGGGACAAGGTCACCGACGCCGACGTCATCGACAACCTCCAGCGCTCCGAACGCCTCGGCCTGGGCGCCGACATGTTCCTCATCGACGACGGCTACGAGGCCGAGATCGGCGACTGGCTGGAGGGGCGGCCGGAGTTCGGCTCGCTGGCGCGGGCCGTGGACGCCGTCACGGGCGCCGGGCGGCGGGCCGGGATCTGGACCGCGCCGTTCCTCGTCGGCCACCGCAGCCGGACCTTCCGCGAGCACCCCGACTGGCTGGTCCGGGACGCGTACGCCGGGCGCATGTGGGACCAGGAGCTGGCCGTGCTCGACGTCACCAACCCGGCGGCGGTCGAGCATCTCGTGGACGTCTTCCGCACGTTCAGGGCCATGGGCATCAGCCACTTCAAGCTCGACTTCATCTATGCCGGAGCCCTCGCGGGCGGGCGGCACGAGGACCTCGACCCGATCGCCGCGTACCGGCGCGGCCTGGAGCTGATCCGCCGGGGCGCGGGCGCGGACGCCACCCTGCACGGGTGCGGCGCGCCCATGCTGCCCAGCATCGGCCTGGTGGACGTCATGCGGGTCAGCCCGGACATCGCGCCGACCCTGCAGCCCAAGTCCGGCGACATCAGCCAGCCGTCCCAGCTCGGCGCCCGGCTCACGGGCGCGGCCCGCGAGTTCCTGCACGCCCGCTGGTGGGTGAACGACCCCGACTGCATCATCCTGCGCCCCGAGGTGGAGGCGCGGGAGGAGTGGGCCGCGCACCTCGCCGGCACGGGCGGCCTGCGCGGGTCGAGCGACCCGATCGCGGCGCTGGACGACTGGGGCCTGGAGACGACCAGGCGTCTCATGGTCCCGACGGCGACGGACCCCTCGTGA
- a CDS encoding NPCBM/NEW2 domain-containing protein — protein sequence MRILTAAAAAALLAMPFVPSAGAAASFTGAAAGPPMGWSSRSLGCSVSESSVRKAADALLPLLALGYRYVIIDDCWLAAQRAGGALAPDATRFPGGVKALADYVHGKGLKLGLSLSAGTKACSGGGPGSYKSEAADAGQLKGWGVDYVKYDWCNVPTADFPGQNVQQIAQVLYPRMRQALGADVVFAMNNEDGSTVPWLWGKGAGATTWRTNVYNRPIPDTYASMVDIWETNQLRAEYAGPGSWADPDLIQAGRGGMTEAEYRAQFTLWAVGAAPLILQADPAAAPPSVVANPKVVAVNQDSLGVHGTFVKTDGWYHVLSKPLANGDRAVALFNESDRAATIQTRLGGSRYRVEELWSGAVASSKGELSAQVPAHGALLYRVSESREQAPPLVTFEADPPAFLGDDRPSVLEPGKAGEIVTQVTNTGATAGLRDVEVAARVPDGWQVAARTPTRASRLDGGETLTVKWAVTPPAGATPGTYEITFTQGGQTAVAVVTVATAPGPGRTSLSDVAWTSAKNYFGPVEKDTSNGDKAAGDGRPITIEGVTYAKGLGAHAPAEIEYYLAGRCSTVEFQAGIDDEVGAAGSADFEVWADGGRVAHSGVLTGAMPARKVTASVEGARYVRLVATNGGDNATSDHADFADAVITCQ from the coding sequence ATGCGCATCCTCACGGCCGCCGCCGCGGCGGCCCTCCTCGCCATGCCCTTCGTCCCGTCAGCCGGCGCCGCAGCGTCTTTCACGGGGGCGGCGGCCGGCCCGCCGATGGGCTGGAGCAGCCGCTCGCTCGGCTGCTCGGTCTCGGAGTCGTCGGTACGCAAGGCCGCCGACGCCCTCCTGCCCCTCCTCGCGCTCGGCTACCGGTACGTCATCATCGACGACTGCTGGCTGGCCGCCCAGCGCGCCGGCGGCGCCCTAGCCCCCGACGCCACCCGCTTCCCCGGCGGCGTCAAGGCCCTGGCCGACTACGTCCACGGCAAGGGCCTGAAGCTCGGGCTCAGCCTGTCGGCCGGCACCAAGGCGTGCTCAGGCGGCGGCCCCGGCTCGTACAAGAGCGAAGCCGCCGACGCCGGGCAGCTCAAGGGCTGGGGCGTCGACTACGTCAAGTACGACTGGTGCAACGTCCCCACCGCCGACTTCCCCGGCCAGAACGTGCAGCAGATCGCCCAGGTCCTCTATCCGCGCATGCGCCAGGCCCTCGGCGCGGACGTCGTGTTCGCCATGAACAACGAGGACGGCAGCACCGTGCCGTGGCTCTGGGGCAAGGGCGCGGGCGCCACCACCTGGCGGACGAACGTCTACAACCGTCCCATCCCCGACACCTACGCCTCGATGGTGGACATCTGGGAGACCAACCAGCTCAGGGCCGAGTACGCGGGCCCGGGCAGCTGGGCCGACCCGGACCTGATCCAGGCCGGGCGCGGCGGGATGACCGAGGCCGAGTACCGCGCCCAGTTCACCCTCTGGGCCGTCGGCGCCGCGCCGCTGATCCTCCAGGCCGACCCGGCCGCCGCGCCGCCCTCGGTGGTGGCCAACCCCAAGGTCGTCGCCGTGAACCAGGACTCGCTGGGCGTCCACGGCACGTTCGTCAAGACCGACGGCTGGTACCACGTGCTGTCCAAGCCGCTGGCCAACGGCGACCGGGCCGTCGCGCTGTTCAACGAGAGCGACCGGGCGGCCACCATCCAGACCAGGCTGGGCGGCTCGCGCTACCGGGTCGAGGAGCTGTGGAGCGGCGCGGTCGCCTCGTCCAAGGGCGAGCTGTCGGCCCAGGTCCCCGCGCACGGCGCCCTGCTCTACCGGGTGAGCGAGAGCCGCGAGCAGGCGCCGCCGCTGGTGACGTTCGAGGCCGACCCGCCCGCGTTCCTCGGCGACGACCGGCCCTCGGTGCTGGAGCCGGGCAAGGCCGGCGAGATCGTCACCCAGGTCACCAACACCGGGGCCACGGCGGGGCTGCGCGACGTCGAGGTTGCGGCCCGCGTACCGGACGGGTGGCAGGTCGCCGCGCGCACGCCTACCCGGGCGAGCCGGCTCGACGGCGGCGAGACGCTCACCGTGAAGTGGGCCGTCACCCCGCCCGCCGGCGCGACGCCCGGGACCTACGAGATCACCTTCACCCAGGGCGGCCAGACCGCCGTGGCCGTCGTGACGGTCGCCACGGCGCCCGGCCCGGGGCGGACCTCCCTCAGCGACGTGGCCTGGACCAGCGCCAAGAACTACTTCGGCCCGGTCGAGAAGGACACCAGCAACGGTGACAAGGCGGCCGGCGACGGCAGGCCGATCACCATCGAGGGCGTCACCTACGCCAAGGGCCTCGGCGCCCACGCGCCCGCCGAGATCGAGTACTACCTCGCCGGGCGCTGCTCGACCGTCGAGTTCCAGGCCGGGATCGACGACGAGGTCGGCGCGGCGGGCTCGGCCGACTTCGAGGTCTGGGCCGACGGCGGCCGGGTCGCCCACTCGGGCGTGCTCACCGGCGCCATGCCCGCCCGCAAGGTCACCGCGTCCGTCGAGGGCGCCAGATATGTCCGGCTGGTCGCGACCAACGGAGGCGACAACGCGACCTCCGACCACGCCGACTTCGCCGACGCCGTCATCACCTGCCAGTAA